In Paenibacillus sp. FSL R7-0345, a single window of DNA contains:
- a CDS encoding beta-L-arabinofuranosidase domain-containing protein produces MTTNNTVPLSHSHSLLHDFRMDQVAVTDPYFVNAFSKEILYLKSYDPDRLTAGFRENSGLPAKSERYPGWESTEIRGHTLGHYLSALSQAYETTRSVHLLQRLEYLIDELAVCQLDNGYLSAFPEQLFDNVENRQPAWVPWYTMHKIIAGLTAVYRATGSSTAHTLVTGLGNWVYQRSTGWSAEIQERVLSVEYGGMNDCLYELYKISGDERHLQAAHMFDELSLFTPVQEGRDILKGKHANTTIPKFLGALNRYRVLGESERFYLEAAQQFWDMVVLHHSYVTGGNSEWEHFGDPDLLDAERSNFTAETCNTYNMLKLSRELYKITSEAKYMDFYENTFINAILSSQNPHSGMTMYFQPMATGYFKVYSSPFEHFWCCTGTGMESFTKLNDSLYFHASGSIYVNQYISSNVLAEEYGIELTQTANLPYEDTAEFSIHTLKESGQPFALYLRLPDWLAGTAELTLNGQKQALNRSGRYAVLDRTWSDGDTFSLRLPMKPSYRTLPDAPNVAAFRYGPVVLSAALGTEDMAESATGVAVSVPTRNLLVKDFIIPAGRSAESWLENFEQHFVQKDGEPVFVLQGTDEDNRLVFTPHYKQHSERYGIYWKLVEADSAELQTHILQGKQRQRVQEATIDSLPVGNDQYELEHKIKGENTTVATWDGYNIRQAEHNGWFSYQLKVLPQQDNYLSVTYFSGNNGKAIDIYADGRLLASDTLMKDKPRSFYSKSYLIPAAAVQDRTAIEIRFVIPGAMNGIFDLLRMMSSFDQRAELDSLSFDAGILDQLFTADVSSYTLTVPYGTQTVELSARLSHKNALLYCGGILIDDTQPRAVSLPEASTLLTLTVKAEDHITAKDYSITIIKSPVL; encoded by the coding sequence ATGACAACTAACAATACCGTTCCACTTAGTCATAGCCATTCCTTGCTTCATGACTTCCGGATGGACCAGGTGGCAGTGACCGATCCCTATTTCGTCAACGCCTTCTCCAAAGAAATACTGTACCTCAAAAGCTACGACCCTGACCGGCTGACCGCCGGTTTCCGTGAAAACAGCGGACTGCCGGCCAAAAGCGAAAGATATCCCGGCTGGGAAAGCACCGAAATCCGCGGCCATACGCTGGGCCATTATCTGAGCGCACTGTCGCAGGCTTATGAGACTACCCGCAGTGTACATCTGCTGCAGCGGCTGGAGTATCTAATTGACGAGCTTGCCGTGTGCCAGCTGGATAACGGCTACCTGTCCGCTTTTCCCGAGCAGTTATTTGATAATGTAGAGAACCGGCAGCCTGCCTGGGTACCCTGGTATACGATGCACAAGATCATTGCCGGACTGACCGCAGTATACCGCGCTACCGGCAGCAGTACCGCCCACACTCTCGTTACCGGACTCGGTAACTGGGTGTATCAGCGCAGCACAGGCTGGTCAGCGGAGATTCAGGAGCGTGTACTTTCCGTTGAATACGGGGGGATGAACGATTGTCTGTATGAGCTGTACAAAATCTCCGGGGATGAGCGCCATCTGCAGGCAGCCCATATGTTCGACGAGCTGAGCCTGTTCACTCCGGTGCAGGAAGGCCGGGATATCCTGAAGGGCAAGCATGCCAATACAACGATCCCCAAATTTCTCGGGGCTCTGAACAGGTACCGGGTGCTGGGCGAAAGTGAGCGGTTCTATCTGGAGGCGGCGCAGCAGTTCTGGGACATGGTGGTGCTCCACCACAGCTATGTTACAGGCGGCAACAGCGAATGGGAGCATTTCGGCGATCCGGACCTTCTGGATGCAGAGCGTTCGAACTTCACGGCGGAGACCTGTAACACCTACAATATGCTGAAGCTGAGCCGGGAATTATATAAGATCACCAGTGAAGCGAAATACATGGATTTCTATGAAAACACGTTCATTAATGCGATTCTTTCGTCGCAAAATCCGCATTCCGGGATGACGATGTATTTTCAGCCGATGGCCACGGGTTACTTCAAGGTGTACAGCTCGCCGTTTGAGCATTTCTGGTGCTGTACCGGAACAGGGATGGAGAGCTTCACCAAGCTGAATGACAGCCTCTATTTCCATGCCAGCGGCAGCATCTATGTGAACCAGTATATAAGCTCAAACGTACTTGCCGAGGAATACGGGATTGAGCTGACCCAGACTGCTAATCTTCCCTATGAGGATACAGCTGAATTCAGCATTCATACGTTAAAAGAGTCCGGCCAGCCTTTTGCCCTCTATCTGCGCCTGCCGGACTGGCTGGCCGGCACAGCCGAGCTGACGCTGAACGGGCAGAAACAGGCCCTGAACCGGTCAGGCCGCTACGCCGTGCTGGACAGAACATGGTCTGACGGGGATACCTTCAGCCTGCGGCTGCCGATGAAGCCGTCATACCGCACGCTGCCGGATGCACCCAACGTCGCCGCTTTCCGTTATGGTCCGGTCGTTCTGAGTGCCGCACTTGGCACGGAAGATATGGCTGAATCCGCGACCGGCGTAGCTGTCAGCGTACCGACCCGCAACCTGCTGGTCAAGGATTTCATCATCCCTGCCGGCCGGAGTGCGGAGAGCTGGCTGGAGAATTTTGAGCAGCATTTTGTCCAAAAGGACGGTGAACCGGTCTTCGTACTCCAGGGGACGGATGAAGACAACCGGCTGGTGTTCACCCCGCATTATAAGCAGCATTCAGAGCGGTACGGAATCTACTGGAAGCTGGTAGAAGCAGATTCTGCAGAGCTGCAGACGCATATCCTTCAGGGCAAGCAGCGCCAGCGCGTGCAGGAAGCTACCATTGACAGCCTGCCGGTCGGCAATGACCAGTATGAGCTGGAGCATAAGATCAAAGGTGAGAATACTACAGTCGCCACCTGGGATGGTTACAATATCAGACAGGCCGAGCATAACGGCTGGTTCAGCTATCAGCTTAAAGTCCTGCCGCAGCAGGACAACTATCTGTCGGTCACCTATTTCTCCGGCAACAACGGCAAAGCCATTGACATTTATGCAGACGGCAGGCTGTTGGCCAGTGATACGCTCATGAAGGATAAACCCCGTTCTTTCTATAGTAAAAGCTATCTGATTCCTGCAGCTGCCGTTCAGGACCGTACAGCAATTGAGATCAGATTCGTCATCCCGGGCGCTATGAACGGCATTTTTGACCTGCTGCGGATGATGAGCAGCTTCGATCAGCGGGCAGAGCTGGACAGTCTGAGCTTCGATGCCGGAATTCTTGACCAGCTGTTTACAGCAGACGTCAGCAGCTATACCCTGACTGTTCCTTACGGGACGCAGACGGTAGAGCTTAGTGCCCGACTTTCGCATAAAAACGCTTTGCTTTACTGCGGCGGCATTCTGATTGATGATACACAGCCAAGGGCCGTTTCCCTGCCGGAAGCCAGCACCCTGCTGACGCTAACCGTCAAAGCCGAAGATCATATTACCGCAAAGGATTACAGCATCACTATTATCAAGAGTCCGGTACTGTAG
- a CDS encoding S-layer homology domain-containing protein, translated as MSNDRKPFIKQSAKAALITSVAVALMLPGGLAAAADSSSSVTVQAAPASAAQTPDPAEAKITQEQAVAKLKVLFPVLKDATVSNTQLGSGNSYPQNPNQLVWNIQWNYQIGSSGYGFSSEVDAMTGDLISTYLYFPFAGQTDNFYPPKVSRAEALEKAKSFVSQAVPTLKSSDLQLDENVIANDSALFGPVQYSFYFNLLVNGLPSSSDSVRVTVDGSGNVMQFNKSTSGLKYPSAKPAVTQAQAEKTFKDSFDVALYYTPVFKKGEVDSWVLSWRPQNEVLYPIDAQTGKRVDNEGSDASAPVVYEAVPAGKDIFKPVTSGKELTVDEAVKQVQKVGAIPANRKLIWQTLSTNYQNSKQKVWTLAWGDTAENAFSGIPGRTYAEVNATTGEVLQFQLEQYNYPLETTQQTTAAPAGSKKLSQAEAKQQALSLINRLYDQASSSLKLAEHGGNWSVLPNDKGFRFEFLRYFDGFPVSESTIMVTLDLYGKLQTYANYGAASFSKITKQPAPVVTKAEALQKYLNLYTLKLQYGTTGGFFSTTGGYTDLKVRLVYSPALVDTTKPFEALNAQTGNWFSLYDYNLIGQNVAAASAVDIKGHAAEKQLTELLKYGVITPDADGKVNPDQVITVGDWLGYIAKASTPYYTSYSTGLDSQTVAGVSPDSPYYKAVNYSVSRSWLDKDKVVKPEESLTREQLAVLLASFLKYSKLSAFLDNDATVTSFSDSASVTNKGAVALVVRLGLLQGENGKFNPQQHVTKAQAAAVIMKLVELQGKTDTAIGQQYM; from the coding sequence TTGAGTAACGACAGGAAACCCTTTATTAAACAGTCTGCCAAAGCCGCTTTGATTACTTCGGTGGCGGTCGCGTTAATGCTGCCCGGCGGTTTAGCCGCTGCTGCAGATTCCAGTTCCAGTGTTACTGTACAAGCAGCACCGGCATCCGCAGCGCAGACACCTGATCCGGCAGAAGCAAAAATCACCCAGGAGCAGGCTGTGGCGAAGCTGAAGGTGTTGTTCCCTGTTCTGAAAGATGCTACTGTCTCTAACACGCAACTGGGCTCCGGCAATTCCTATCCGCAGAATCCGAATCAGCTGGTCTGGAATATCCAGTGGAATTATCAGATTGGCAGTTCAGGCTATGGTTTTTCCAGTGAAGTTGATGCCATGACAGGAGATCTGATCTCTACATATCTTTATTTCCCGTTTGCGGGGCAGACGGATAATTTCTATCCGCCTAAGGTGTCGCGGGCAGAGGCACTGGAGAAGGCGAAGAGTTTCGTTTCCCAGGCGGTGCCAACGCTTAAGAGCAGCGATCTGCAGCTGGATGAGAATGTAATTGCGAATGATTCGGCACTTTTTGGTCCTGTGCAGTATTCCTTTTATTTCAATCTTCTGGTTAACGGACTTCCTTCATCCAGTGATTCCGTACGGGTTACTGTAGACGGCAGCGGCAATGTCATGCAGTTCAATAAATCAACCTCCGGGCTGAAGTATCCGTCCGCGAAACCTGCAGTCACCCAGGCACAGGCAGAGAAGACATTTAAGGACAGCTTCGATGTCGCATTGTATTACACCCCTGTGTTCAAAAAAGGCGAAGTGGACAGCTGGGTGCTCAGCTGGAGACCTCAGAATGAAGTGCTGTATCCGATTGATGCCCAGACCGGCAAGCGGGTTGATAATGAAGGCAGTGATGCTTCTGCTCCGGTAGTTTATGAAGCTGTACCGGCCGGTAAGGATATTTTCAAGCCGGTAACCAGCGGCAAGGAGCTCACCGTCGATGAAGCGGTCAAGCAGGTGCAGAAGGTAGGGGCCATTCCGGCGAACCGCAAGCTGATCTGGCAGACGCTCTCTACCAATTACCAGAACAGCAAGCAGAAGGTGTGGACACTGGCCTGGGGTGATACAGCGGAGAACGCCTTTTCCGGAATACCGGGACGCACCTATGCAGAGGTGAACGCTACAACCGGTGAAGTGCTCCAGTTCCAGCTTGAGCAGTACAACTATCCGTTAGAGACCACGCAGCAGACAACAGCGGCTCCTGCCGGAAGCAAGAAGCTGAGCCAGGCGGAAGCCAAGCAACAGGCCCTGTCGCTGATTAACCGCTTGTACGACCAGGCCAGCAGCAGCCTGAAGCTGGCCGAGCACGGAGGAAACTGGAGCGTTCTGCCGAACGATAAAGGCTTCCGGTTTGAATTCCTCCGCTACTTCGACGGTTTTCCGGTAAGTGAAAGCACGATTATGGTTACGCTGGACCTGTATGGCAAGCTGCAGACGTATGCGAACTATGGGGCGGCTTCCTTCAGTAAAATTACCAAACAGCCGGCGCCGGTAGTCACCAAAGCTGAAGCGCTGCAAAAATACCTGAACCTATACACCCTGAAGCTGCAATACGGTACAACCGGGGGCTTTTTTAGCACCACCGGCGGATACACAGATCTTAAGGTCAGACTGGTCTATTCTCCGGCACTAGTTGATACTACCAAGCCGTTTGAGGCCTTGAATGCCCAGACCGGCAACTGGTTCTCCCTGTACGATTACAACCTGATCGGACAGAACGTTGCTGCAGCCAGTGCGGTGGATATTAAAGGACATGCCGCAGAAAAGCAGCTGACTGAGCTGCTGAAATACGGGGTCATTACGCCGGACGCTGACGGTAAAGTAAATCCGGATCAGGTAATTACTGTGGGTGACTGGCTGGGTTATATTGCTAAAGCTTCAACGCCGTATTATACGTCATATTCTACAGGCTTGGACAGCCAGACAGTTGCCGGAGTCAGCCCTGACAGCCCTTATTATAAGGCTGTGAATTACTCCGTCAGCCGCAGCTGGCTGGATAAGGATAAGGTAGTCAAGCCGGAGGAGAGCCTGACCCGTGAGCAGCTGGCGGTTCTGCTGGCTTCTTTCCTGAAATACAGCAAGCTGTCCGCCTTCCTGGACAATGACGCTACAGTTACCAGCTTCAGCGACAGCGCATCTGTTACGAATAAAGGCGCTGTAGCACTTGTTGTACGGCTGGGTCTGCTCCAGGGCGAGAACGGCAAATTCAATCCGCAGCAGCATGTAACCAAAGCTCAGGCAGCCGCCGTTATTATGAAGCTTGTGGAGCTGCAGGGCAAGACGGATACGGCTATAGGCCAGCAATACATGTAA
- a CDS encoding ABC transporter permease yields the protein MNKRINHVLRLLFVSAGMNLVWYIVYLLMNHPILPSPGSVYKAMFQLEGHEVLLNVGYSLLRIFEGVLLALIAGLMIGLLMGRSPLWNKLLDPVVYLTYPIPKIALLPVVMLFFGLGETSKVLMIMLILLFQIIISVRDGIKAIPETTYDVLTSIGAGSVQKFWNVTLPGALSVILSTIRVSLGTAISVLFFTEIYGTEHGMGFFIMDAWLRLDYPEMYAGIMLFSLVGFVLFLLVDLLDYRFMRWRR from the coding sequence ATGAATAAGCGGATTAACCACGTGCTGCGGCTGTTGTTTGTTTCTGCGGGCATGAATCTGGTCTGGTACATCGTCTATCTGCTGATGAACCATCCGATTCTGCCGTCTCCCGGCTCTGTGTATAAGGCAATGTTTCAGCTGGAAGGCCATGAGGTATTGCTGAACGTTGGTTATAGCCTGTTGCGGATTTTTGAAGGTGTGCTGCTGGCGCTGATCGCCGGTCTGATGATTGGACTGCTGATGGGGCGCTCGCCGCTCTGGAACAAACTGCTCGATCCGGTCGTTTATCTGACCTATCCAATTCCGAAGATTGCCCTGCTGCCGGTGGTGATGCTGTTCTTCGGGCTTGGTGAAACGTCCAAAGTGCTGATGATTATGTTGATCCTGCTGTTCCAGATCATCATCTCTGTGCGCGACGGGATCAAGGCAATTCCCGAAACTACATATGATGTGCTGACCAGCATCGGCGCAGGCTCCGTTCAGAAATTCTGGAATGTGACGCTGCCGGGCGCGCTGTCGGTCATTCTCAGCACGATCCGGGTGTCGCTCGGCACCGCCATTTCCGTGCTGTTCTTCACCGAAATTTACGGCACGGAGCATGGCATGGGCTTCTTCATTATGGATGCCTGGCTGCGGCTCGATTACCCGGAGATGTACGCGGGCATCATGCTGTTCAGCCTGGTCGGCTTCGTGCTGTTCCTGCTGGTGGACCTGTTGGATTACAGGTTTATGAGATGGCGGCGTTAA
- a CDS encoding ATP-binding cassette domain-containing protein — protein MSSLENSGLRIRDLQVEYKGGQVALGEVNLTLPEHGIYTIIGPSGSGKSTLLRAVAGLLPGYHGELLYNGKPVHDKDTLIGLVPQNYGLLPWKTVRDNIRIAMKITGTAAADKSEREARIMSWLEAMGIADLAGRYPLSLSGGQQQRVAIARAFAILPKIMLLDEPFSALDAVTREALQQIFLDNWLAHPATALFVTHDVDEAILLGQKIVILPAGNGKRTELEVLDNTAVFGMRHEAKRESNEFFEQTKVIRKVMQEKW, from the coding sequence ATGTCCAGTTTGGAAAATAGCGGACTCCGCATCCGGGACCTGCAAGTCGAGTATAAAGGCGGCCAGGTGGCGCTCGGAGAGGTTAATCTGACGCTGCCCGAGCACGGCATTTATACGATTATCGGGCCTTCCGGCAGCGGTAAATCAACGCTCCTGCGGGCGGTTGCCGGCCTGCTGCCTGGCTATCACGGGGAGCTGCTGTACAACGGCAAGCCTGTGCATGACAAGGATACGCTGATCGGGCTTGTGCCGCAGAACTACGGCCTGCTGCCCTGGAAGACAGTCCGGGATAACATCCGGATTGCCATGAAGATTACCGGGACTGCCGCGGCAGACAAAAGTGAGCGGGAAGCGCGGATTATGAGCTGGCTTGAGGCGATGGGAATCGCTGATCTGGCTGGCCGTTATCCGCTCTCGCTGAGCGGCGGGCAGCAGCAGCGGGTGGCGATCGCGCGGGCGTTTGCGATTTTACCCAAGATCATGCTGCTGGATGAGCCGTTCTCGGCGCTGGATGCCGTGACGCGCGAGGCGCTGCAGCAGATTTTCCTGGATAACTGGCTGGCTCATCCGGCAACGGCGCTGTTCGTCACCCATGATGTGGACGAGGCGATCCTGCTGGGACAAAAGATTGTTATCCTGCCGGCAGGCAACGGGAAGCGGACGGAGCTTGAGGTGCTCGACAATACTGCGGTGTTCGGTATGAGGCATGAGGCGAAGCGGGAGAGCAATGAGTTTTTTGAGCAGACGAAAGTGATCAGAAAGGTAATGCAGGAGAAATGGTGA
- a CDS encoding MetQ/NlpA family ABC transporter substrate-binding protein: protein MKRKNWKHLMMLFTLTAAVGMVAAGCGNNNTASGSNAGNPANSGGAAETAAPAEAAVVTLGLLPSIDAIPFIIAHEQGFDKEHNVNLDIQTFKSAKDRDVAFQAGKVEGISADLVAISIYNEAGLDVKITSTTTGEFDLLTGNDEIQDVKDLKGKTVILSKNTSTQYTVAMMLKQAGLSEADITVSEVPQIPTRLELLKNKKADAAVLPEPFVTMGTTSGLRVLSSTHTAGMNPFVFAFPQSVIDAKPQAIRDMYAAYDDAVEYMKSHDQSEYIDLIIKEVGYPETLKDQITVPAYEPANQVDVKEVEAAFAWARETGLLTKDITPADVISDVQFGK from the coding sequence ATGAAAAGAAAGAACTGGAAACACCTTATGATGCTGTTTACGCTAACCGCTGCAGTGGGGATGGTTGCGGCGGGCTGCGGCAATAACAATACAGCAAGCGGCAGCAATGCCGGGAATCCGGCGAATTCGGGCGGAGCTGCAGAAACGGCGGCACCGGCGGAAGCGGCGGTAGTAACCCTGGGTCTGCTGCCTTCAATCGATGCGATTCCGTTCATCATTGCGCATGAGCAGGGCTTCGACAAGGAGCACAATGTTAACCTGGATATCCAGACCTTTAAAAGCGCCAAGGACCGCGACGTGGCATTCCAGGCCGGGAAGGTAGAAGGTATCAGCGCCGATCTGGTGGCGATCTCGATTTATAACGAAGCGGGACTGGACGTAAAAATTACCAGCACAACAACCGGTGAATTCGACCTGTTGACCGGTAATGATGAGATTCAGGATGTGAAGGATCTGAAGGGCAAAACCGTAATTTTGTCCAAAAACACCTCCACTCAATATACGGTAGCGATGATGCTGAAGCAGGCGGGACTGAGCGAAGCGGATATTACCGTCAGCGAAGTACCGCAGATTCCGACCCGGCTTGAGCTGCTGAAGAATAAGAAAGCTGATGCGGCTGTGCTGCCTGAGCCGTTCGTGACGATGGGTACAACCTCCGGCCTGCGCGTGCTGAGCTCTACTCACACTGCCGGCATGAACCCGTTCGTGTTCGCTTTTCCGCAAAGTGTAATTGATGCCAAACCGCAGGCGATCCGTGATATGTACGCTGCCTATGATGATGCGGTGGAGTATATGAAGTCCCATGACCAATCGGAATATATCGATCTTATTATCAAAGAAGTAGGCTACCCGGAAACACTGAAGGATCAGATCACAGTGCCTGCGTACGAACCGGCGAACCAGGTGGATGTGAAGGAAGTAGAGGCGGCTTTTGCCTGGGCGCGGGAAACCGGGCTGCTGACCAAAGACATTACGCCTGCAGATGTGATCTCCGATGTCCAGTTTGGAAAATAG
- a CDS encoding Ger(x)C family spore germination protein produces the protein MGKLKIVAVILLLLLTGCKRDERILEDLGMVQTSSYDLLDNNKLKVVSCVPVIDPDSPVRRELLTAESDSIKGARLQFSRQTDLMVVSGQLRETLFGTTLAQAGIGDYIDTLLRDPSIALGVSVTIVEGDAGELLSKTYKPHSDTGRYITHLLEKESMGNSVPATTLYEFSRDYNDDGVDAVAPIVRDAGKKVAVDGIALFQMDKYVMKIPVEDGIVFALFRDDLKQGEATVNLGEENGKPLTAMFSSLAGKRKVKVHRLEEGRFKVDLSVSVQGSVLEYTGEEKLSDSGTRHKLEAQISKSITDKAEELIRQMQQAKTDALGIGRYVRNSLSYKEWTSLNWREVYPQIEVECHVKVTIKDYGKYS, from the coding sequence CTGGGTAAACTGAAGATAGTTGCTGTAATCCTGCTGCTGCTGTTAACCGGCTGTAAAAGAGATGAACGGATACTTGAAGATCTGGGTATGGTGCAGACGTCGAGCTATGATCTGCTGGATAATAACAAGCTCAAGGTGGTCTCTTGCGTTCCGGTTATTGATCCGGATTCTCCGGTCCGCCGCGAGCTGCTGACTGCTGAAAGTGACAGTATCAAAGGGGCCAGGCTTCAGTTTTCCCGGCAAACGGACCTGATGGTAGTCAGCGGGCAGCTCCGGGAAACCTTATTCGGAACGACGCTGGCCCAAGCGGGCATCGGCGACTATATCGACACCTTGCTGCGTGATCCGTCCATAGCGCTGGGAGTCAGCGTAACCATTGTGGAGGGAGATGCAGGAGAGCTACTGTCCAAAACCTACAAGCCTCATTCAGATACCGGGCGTTACATCACACACCTTTTGGAAAAGGAATCCATGGGTAACAGTGTTCCGGCTACAACACTTTATGAGTTCTCCAGAGACTACAACGATGATGGTGTTGATGCTGTGGCACCTATAGTGAGGGATGCGGGGAAAAAGGTGGCTGTTGATGGAATTGCTTTGTTTCAGATGGATAAGTATGTCATGAAAATACCTGTGGAGGACGGTATTGTTTTTGCCCTATTCCGTGATGATCTCAAGCAGGGTGAAGCGACCGTAAATTTAGGCGAGGAGAACGGAAAACCGCTAACCGCCATGTTCAGCTCTTTGGCGGGCAAACGCAAGGTTAAGGTGCACCGGCTGGAAGAAGGCCGGTTCAAGGTTGATCTCTCCGTTTCCGTGCAGGGGTCGGTGCTTGAATATACGGGAGAGGAGAAGCTGAGTGACAGCGGGACCCGGCATAAGCTGGAAGCGCAAATATCCAAGTCTATTACAGACAAGGCAGAGGAGTTGATCCGGCAGATGCAGCAGGCGAAGACGGATGCCCTGGGAATCGGACGGTATGTGCGTAACAGCCTTAGCTACAAGGAATGGACGAGCCTGAACTGGAGGGAGGTCTACCCGCAGATCGAAGTGGAGTGTCATGTCAAAGTAACCATTAAAGATTACGGAAAGTATAGCTGA
- a CDS encoding GerAB/ArcD/ProY family transporter, whose protein sequence is MLMQQKISPFHITVLTYMAQAGMVLFTLPRSLADYFGTNGWLVLIPCFLLSSFNIWLITLVFRLGQGRSVFAILEQSVPKLLLYPFYLLLAGTWLIFGCMIGKKYVLVFQMLSFPSTNPMMFKLAIDVLAFLLLIKGIQGISKAATLFFWMAAWMILLLVWFVPSFRWERFTPFLLKGGHDQVKGAIEVYSAFLGYELSIFLFPYVNKNKKSMLGIYAGNLFLTLNYLGLTLICFGFYSLGQLKKLLYPVLDLLAYIQFPFIERLENLLYGFFLFLILITLVMYWWAAQITAQRMMPKLNMKILLLILISISYLISFIPKTLDQVNVWIMNLGYAVTGIAFGLPMLLILILLVQKKGGASTG, encoded by the coding sequence ATGCTTATGCAGCAGAAGATCAGCCCATTTCATATAACCGTTCTTACCTATATGGCACAGGCGGGAATGGTGCTTTTTACACTGCCGAGAAGCCTGGCGGATTATTTCGGAACGAACGGCTGGCTTGTCCTGATCCCTTGCTTCCTGCTGTCATCCTTTAATATATGGCTGATCACGCTGGTTTTCCGGCTCGGGCAGGGGCGTTCTGTATTTGCAATTCTGGAGCAGTCGGTTCCGAAGCTGCTGCTGTATCCTTTTTATCTGCTGCTGGCAGGTACATGGCTGATATTCGGCTGTATGATCGGCAAAAAATATGTGCTGGTCTTTCAGATGCTGTCTTTTCCGTCAACCAATCCAATGATGTTCAAGCTGGCTATCGATGTACTGGCCTTCTTGCTGCTGATCAAGGGGATTCAGGGGATTTCCAAAGCGGCTACCCTTTTCTTTTGGATGGCAGCCTGGATGATTCTACTGCTGGTCTGGTTCGTTCCCTCTTTCCGCTGGGAGCGGTTCACTCCGTTCCTTCTTAAGGGCGGCCATGATCAGGTAAAAGGGGCAATCGAGGTGTATTCAGCTTTTTTAGGCTACGAATTGTCCATTTTCCTGTTTCCATATGTGAACAAAAATAAAAAGTCGATGCTTGGGATATATGCCGGAAATCTTTTTTTGACTCTGAATTATCTTGGCCTGACGCTGATCTGTTTCGGCTTCTACAGTCTGGGCCAGTTAAAAAAACTGCTGTACCCCGTGCTTGATCTGCTGGCTTATATCCAGTTCCCTTTTATTGAACGGCTGGAGAACCTGCTTTACGGCTTTTTTCTCTTCCTGATTCTGATCACGCTGGTGATGTATTGGTGGGCTGCGCAGATAACGGCCCAGCGGATGATGCCGAAACTAAATATGAAAATATTGCTGCTCATTCTGATCTCCATATCCTACTTAATCTCCTTTATCCCTAAAACGCTGGATCAGGTAAACGTCTGGATCATGAATTTAGGTTATGCCGTTACAGGGATTGCCTTTGGTCTGCCAATGCTGCTCATTCTGATTTTGCTGGTTCAGAAAAAAGGAGGCGCCTCTACTGGGTAA